A stretch of DNA from Desulfovibrio gilichinskyi:
TACATTAGTGTACCAACAGCGATAGCTATGCTTGTATTATCGGAGTCCTTATTGGCAGGAGGAATTACTGTCAGTGTATTTTTTCTTATCATATTCATCTCTACGGATGTGATCAAAGACAAATAAGCCCCGCTAAAGCGGGGCTTCTCTTATGTCCTTCGTATCTACTTCCTTACTTCCGCACTAACTCCAAAACCGCCGCAGGCTTCCCCCTCCGCGCATTCTTCTTTTGCACTTCCACTTCATACATACTGAAAGCTTCGGCCCCTTCTGAAATTGTCTTTTTGATTAAGCCCAACATAAAAGCTTCGCCATAACGGTGATCATCTTCCAGCTTTTCTTGCAAGTACTCAAGCGTACAGGCCGCCGACATCATATCCGAAACATGGTGACATAAATCATCTTTAAGCATGACGCACCTCCCCGCAAAGCCCTTGTTCCGCTTCGATCAGGGCATCATAAGCTAAAAGCATGGCTTGTCTTTCCGGCCTTGGGAGGCTGGACAAGTTTTTAAGCAGGAGTTCTTTGGCGGTGGCAATGCAGGATTCTGGAGAATTCTGGCTATAATCAGGATTTGCGGGTGCAGGAAGCTCTAACGGCTCCGATCCTGCCGGAAGCGGATTGTATGGCGCAATGCCCCAAAGCATACGGGGCCGTTCTCCGTTTACACGTGGGCGGGTTTCTTTAACGCTTCTTATCATGGCGTACAGGTCAGTAAAAAATCTTGCACGATGCACAGCTCGGCATTGTGTGCGTTTGCAATAAATCTGGTAACTTTCGTAAAGCTCAGTTTTTGATACTCTGCCCCATGAGGCCACTTCGCAAGCTTCTTCAATAAAAGCATGCACCGAGTTGTCACGGATCAGGCAATCCGAGATTGCTTGAATGGTTTCATTTTCTATCGGCCTGTTCCGCACACGCAAAAGTTCCTGCTCCATTGCATTGAAAGCTTCGATATAGCGAATCTTCCATTGCATGGCCTTCTTTCCGGTGAAGCCCATTACTAGCAGGGTGAAGCCGTCACGGGTTATGTTGTATGCGGGTCTGGCTTCGCCCTTGGCATCTAAATATTCAACGGGCTGAAAATTCAGCTCGTTAAATTTAACCGGAACTTCCAGTTTATCAATGGACTGTAAAACATTCTTATGCTGTTTGCCAAAATGATCGGCAATTGTAAGAGACGAAACAACGGGCTTACCATTCGTAATGATAAGCGTAGGGGAACCGACAACTGAACTGTTGTCAGAAGTGATTGAATTGGCTAAGTTCTGTTCAGCCATAACGCACCTCCAGTAAGGTCGTTTGTGGTTAGGCTCGGTTCTGGTGTTGTCGCACCGTTCCGGGCCGTTTTTATGGGCTACTTTTCTTCTTTCTTTTTCTTTTCTGCTTCGGCTATTCTTCTTTCCATTTCCTCTATGAATATCTCTTTAAAAGTTATTTCATGCTCCACGGCGTATAGTTTGTAACGCTTGTGGTCTGCCTTATCTATTCTAATGTTAAACGCTGTTGTTTCATTCGCCATAAGTACACATGTACACGCATACATAAAAATGTCAAGTGGGGATTATATTTATGGGTTGAAAAATATATCGCTTCCCAAAAAAAAGGACGGCTAAGAATTGAGCCATCCTTAAAGTCTAAAATATTTTTCCCATTATACGGTCACCTGAGTGCGTATTTGATCTTTCATTATACTTTCCACTTTATCTAGTCTTTCAAAAAACTCTCTGACTGCTTCATCTGCAGTACGTGAAGAAGTATCGTCTCCAAATTTATGATTAAAAATCAAACTTAATGCTTCATCAAATTCATTTTTAGCTTCACCTGACAAAATAGCTCCCCACGTCGACATATAATTAAGAAGCATGTCCTCTATACGAGGAAAATCTTGGATAGTTTCAGAACAAACCTCTCCCCAGTCTTTACCAGGGAAATCATTCCTTGGGTTAACTTTAATACTCAAAGCAATAAATGCTGAAGCAGCTTCTAATTCCAGTCGGAACAAAATTTCAGACTTCTGATATTTCATTTTTACAGACTCTGTCTGTTGAATTAAGTTGTTTTTAAAATCTTCAGTCTGTTGAACTAAATCATTTTTTAAAACTTCTAAATCTTTATTGTAGCGAGCTTTCTCTTTTTCCATCAGTCGATCAGCCCAAATTTTCCCCAACCAACTTGAACAAGCTGCTATGATTGCAGCACCGCCACCAAATGAGACTACAACTGCCGAAGCAATACCCATAGCTTCACCAAATTCCATACTTACTCCTTACATAAAAACTAAAACGAAATTTAAAAAACGCAACAACAAAGCCCGCCAGAAGGCGGGCTTTTTATAAACTATAAGGATCGTTTTTTTCTTTTTCGGTTAGTTTGTATAGCTCTATAGTATTCAGGCCTCTGATACTGTTGGTTGCAGTTATTACAAGTAAACCTACGATCTTCAACTTGAAGAGGTATATATTTACCCTCAGTATGACATTTTAAACAATACCTAACAAATTTACCTTCTATTTCAGTTTCATAAACGCCATAGTTTTCATTAAATGTAAGCTCACTGTCCCGTTTTAATCGATCTTCAAGCTCTTTAATCTTATTATCTTTTTCTAAAAGAACGTCTTTCACATCAGCAAACTGTATCTTTGCATCCGCCAAAGCTTCAATCAAATTTGCTAACTGCAACTTCAAATCTGCCTGTTTAATTGCATCACTAACTTCGCTAATTTTCTTAGTAATATCAATCGCAGTTTTAATTCCTGCCTGTGCTGCTTTTATGATCGCAATAGATTCCATTCAAAAGTCTCCAATTACTTATCTAATCTAGATACATACAAAATTAAATTCGATTAGTTCTTAACGGCCTATTCGATGGGTTCACAATCAGCACATTGAGTAAACCAATGTTCCTCACTAACAATATAAATTTCACTGCCCTGATCCCGCAAATCGATAGCCTTCTCAATCTTGCGCCCATAAGAAGAATGCTTCCAGTTCGGGCTGGAAAGGTCACCAATAACAAGGTAATCAACAAGCTTACTTACGCCACTTTTTACTTCACCACCTCGACTTGTAATCATATCCGCAACCTTATTGCGGACTCCAGTTGCAAACTTACCAGTGACTACAAAAATTTCATTTTCAAAAACCATAGATGGTTCTGGAATTGTAAGCGGCAACGTTGTTGCACCGGAACGGGGTATAGCTTCCCCCTCTACGGACTCCACACCCACAACCTTTCTAGCCAACTCGCAAAAGTTTTCCTGTTCTTCTTCTGTCCAAACATCATCAGCAAGATATTCTTCAAGCCGTTCTTTAAGAATCCGACCATGCCAATGACACAGGCAAGTATCATGCTCATCAATCCAATTCAGTAAAAAACGAGCTTCGGCTTCGACCACAACGCCATCAGCTAAAAGTCCACGGCACAAGCCGATAAGCTCATCAGCATCACGGTCGTCGCGCATGGCAATATTAAAACGTGAAATCAACGCCTCGTCACGATCATCAAAATTATTCATCAAGCACCCCCATTATTGAAATTGTTAATGAGAGTGTTATATAAAATATATAAGAGGATCAAGGCAGGATTGAAGATTAGGCATGAAAAAGCCCGCCGGAGGGCGGGCTGTAGCATTGCGCTTTTTTAGAGATTTCTTATGAAGTAAATGTCATCTAAAAATTGTATTATATATTTTCTATAAAATTATATCAATGTATTATCTATAAGTATATCAAGTGTGCTACAGCATAAAGTAAAATCAACGAATTAGTTGTCGAGGATGCTAAAGACGATTGAATCATGTTTTACATCATCAATTCTAAATTCAATTGCATCCGGTTTACCTAAACCAAATTCAATTTCTAAATAACAATTCTTGTTTTCGTATTCAGTTTCAAAGCTATAAATTCCATGTGGAAGACTTTCCAATGCTTCATCTGTTGGTAAACTAGAATCTAATTCAGGGAATGAAAATACAATCTTTTCTCGAGAATCAAGTGAATTTGGAAAAACGGCTATCGTTTTCATAATTCCTCCTAGGATAAAGGGTTAAGATATCTTGGACAATCCAAGACTCAATCACATTAATCACTTTTTTTAGATAAGCAAGATCTAATTCGAAAAATTAAGATACACTACGCTACTCCCTCTTGACAACAAACAACAAAAATATACAATACAGGTATGCAGTTTGAATACGATGAAAACAAAAGTGCATCCAATTTAGAAAAACATGGGATTGACTTCAAACAGGCGCAAGCCCTTTGGAATGATCCTAACTTGCTGGAAATTCCGGCACGTACTCAAGACGAACCCCGTATTTTCTTTATTGGAATTATGAACGGCAAACACTGGTCAGCCGTAACAACTCCACGCAATGGAGTTACCCGCATTATATCAGTGCGCCGTTCCAGAAAAAAGGAGGTGGAACTTTATGAAAGCTAAAGAATTTGATGATGCTTTTGAATCAGATCAGGACATAACTGAACAACTGGACTT
This window harbors:
- a CDS encoding Rha family transcriptional regulator, translated to MAEQNLANSITSDNSSVVGSPTLIITNGKPVVSSLTIADHFGKQHKNVLQSIDKLEVPVKFNELNFQPVEYLDAKGEARPAYNITRDGFTLLVMGFTGKKAMQWKIRYIEAFNAMEQELLRVRNRPIENETIQAISDCLIRDNSVHAFIEEACEVASWGRVSKTELYESYQIYCKRTQCRAVHRARFFTDLYAMIRSVKETRPRVNGERPRMLWGIAPYNPLPAGSEPLELPAPANPDYSQNSPESCIATAKELLLKNLSSLPRPERQAMLLAYDALIEAEQGLCGEVRHA
- a CDS encoding BRCT domain-containing protein, translating into MNNFDDRDEALISRFNIAMRDDRDADELIGLCRGLLADGVVVEAEARFLLNWIDEHDTCLCHWHGRILKERLEEYLADDVWTEEEQENFCELARKVVGVESVEGEAIPRSGATTLPLTIPEPSMVFENEIFVVTGKFATGVRNKVADMITSRGGEVKSGVSKLVDYLVIGDLSSPNWKHSSYGRKIEKAIDLRDQGSEIYIVSEEHWFTQCADCEPIE
- a CDS encoding BrnT family toxin, encoding MQFEYDENKSASNLEKHGIDFKQAQALWNDPNLLEIPARTQDEPRIFFIGIMNGKHWSAVTTPRNGVTRIISVRRSRKKEVELYES